A DNA window from Naumovozyma dairenensis CBS 421 chromosome 8, complete genome contains the following coding sequences:
- the NDAI0H02640 gene encoding uncharacterized protein (Ty-like retrotransposon), producing the protein MVAYVNDKIPDKLIMGNPILELHPELLVSPVRNIECDFIREGTGEDNYGKEVEDIFIIDIEKPREKCEGKDSFATLPRKLQEKFKDTVKNDLGKLDTDREAIVEYEIYIKDGKRPPRQQAYRLSPKLGKVTSNLINELLDNTFITPSKSPYSSPIVLVKKKDASYRLCVDYRALNKVTLKDPFPLPRLVLENWSG; encoded by the coding sequence ATGGTTGCTTATGTTAATGATAAGATTCCTGACAAACTCATTATGGGTAATCCAATCCTAGAACTTCATCCTGAATTATTAGTCTCTCCGGTCAGGAACATTGAATGTGATTTTATTCGTGAAGGTACAGGGGAAGATAATTATGGTAAAGAAGttgaagatattttcatcatcgaTATAGAAAAGCCACGTGAGAAATGTGAAGGGAAAGACTCATTTGCGACATTACCTCGAAAACTACAAGAGAAATTTAAGGATACAGTTAAAAACGATTTAGGCAAATTAGACACAGATAGAGAGGCAATTGTTGAATATGAGATCTACATAAAAGATGGTAAAAGACCCCCAAGACAACAGGCATATAGACTATCGCCCAAATTAGGGAAAGTAACATCAAATCtgattaatgaattattagataataCTTTCATAACTCCATCTAAATCCCCATACTCATCGCCTATTGTATTagtaaagaagaaagatgCCTCGTACCGGTTATGTGTAGATTACCGAGCACTCAATAAGGTGACGTTAAAGGATCCATTTCCTTTACCTAGATTAGTTCTCGAAAATTGGTCAGGCTAA
- the SPO7 gene encoding Nem1-Spo7 phosphatase regulatory subunit SPO7 (similar to Saccharomyces cerevisiae SPO7 (YAL009W); ancestral locus Anc_7.104) has product METPEDGEKLPTLHFVDIEGNDVDVKRTIRMENKENSTSINDKSVITVQYQQEQMDSDDLKDSIALINSDVPDNKGNTTTSNGHIRDSDEDIALATNVNSNGNSGIIQVRKRSDSKTSRTSSSRNPKSSSDISSASKIFRNLLILEDDLRRQAGIAKRLKWQFTMFFSGLIGVAGFAIYELFFDYGSFNGHSNTDKSMSRLYRIFLQFTVCFIAITLVLFHLSGQYKRTIVIPRRFFVSSNKGLRQFNVKLVKVNSSMDEKYTDFVRYISRKVAHCNLFLFRTILRFSEQSTIVHFWKSVTIRSQPRIGAIDVKLIINPRFCSAEVREGWEIYRDEFWAREGARRRQMVDAYSINKTDKPHKN; this is encoded by the coding sequence ATGGAAACCCCAGAAGATGGAGAGAAATTACCGACTTTGCATTTCGTAGATATCGAAGGTAACGATGTCGATGTCAAAAGGACTATTCGtatggaaaataaagaaaactCAACCtcaattaatgataagTCAGTTATCACAGTTCAATATCAACAGGAGCAGATGGATTCTGATGATCTAAAGGATTCTATTGCTCTAATAAATTCGGATGTACCGGATAATAAAGGCAATACAACCACTTCAAACGGACATATTCGTGATAGTGATGAGGATATAGCACTTGCTACCAATGTAAACAGTAATGGGAACAGCGGTATTATCCAAGTAAGGAAGAGGTCAGACAGTAAGACATCAAGGACATCAAGTAGTAGGAATCCGAAGAGTTCAAGTGACATTTCGTCTGcatccaaaatatttagaaatCTATTAATATTAGAGGATGATTTAAGACGTCAAGCAGGAATTGCCAAGAGATTAAAATGGCAATTTACTATGTTTTTTTCAGGGCTTATTGGAGTTGCTGGGTTTGCAAtatatgaattattttttgattatGGAAGTTTCAATGGACATTCAAATACAGATAAATCAATGAGTCGATTGTATAGGATCTTTTTACAATTTACTGTATGTTTCATTGCAATTACGCTGGTTCTTTTCCATTTAAGTGGACAATACAAGAGGACTATTGTAATTCCACGACGATTTTTCGTTTCCTCTAATAAAGGGCTTCGACAATTCAATGTTAAATTAGTTAAAGTTAACTCTAGCATggatgaaaaatataccGATTTTGTTCGATATATTAGTAGGAAAGTGGCTCATTGTAATCTTTTTCTATTCCGAACAATATTAAGATTTAGTGAACAAAGCACCATTGTACATTTTTGGAAAAGCGTCACGATACGATCACAACCGCGAATTGGAGCTATCGATGTTaagttgataataaatccCAGATTTTGTAGTGCCGAGGTTAGAGAAGGTTGGGAAATTTATAGAGATGAGTTTTGGGCGAGAGAAGGCGCCAGAAGACGTCAAATGGTAGATGCATACTCTATCAATAAAACTGATAAACCGCATAAAAATTAg
- the MDM10 gene encoding Mdm10p (similar to Saccharomyces cerevisiae MDM10 (YAL010C); ancestral locus Anc_7.103), giving the protein MLNYMEYVARSFQNATNWNPSSNSYEYITETARSLIDFQIPDSFRFQLSNNSSNVSYNTLEVTTKQNNLQNKKVHGFLTYLYTNMENLHEIILSSSKINLQDATQTYKHIHPSYYKRRRGHNYFDNGIEKSKDNLSLYYGRMYYPSSDLEAMIIKRLNRNNQMTLKWLSSSAYNFNIMTLYWQNKSRQNRNFQEFIFSTNDYLCGYRILHNSLSTSSKFNNSLYNNSTLSIGAELWLSLKSMNPGCSTSLRYCTHSANTGRPLTLTVSYNPLFGHISSSYSAKTSLSSTFCTRYDFNIYSIESNLSFGWEFWGTGKQKESLLPPNTINNTSIVPNMAILNNVNGTIPNNISDDGIILDEHFSEGTRKSQILPTMELSPTTSESQQKLLQDLTYTFSSSLEKIDKEMTLIDKFQNKFEMTNFTSVWKFSTSLRDKNLKAKWEGKFRGFLVSIGTELFTTTPEPKTNSSKPAFKHENNNSVLPLHPAKFGIEIQYSS; this is encoded by the coding sequence ATGTTGAATTACATGGAATACGTAGCACgatctttccaaaatgcAACTAACTGGAATCCAAGTTCAAACAGTTATGAATATATCACTGAAACGGCTAGGTCATTAATAGATTTCCAAATACCTGACTCCTTTAGGTTccaattatcaaataattcatctaatGTCAGTTATAACACTTTGGAAGTCACCACTAAACAGAATAATTTGCAAAATAAGAAAGTTCATGGGTTTCTAACATATCTCTATACCAACATGGAGAATTTACATGAGATTATACTTAGTTCGTCGAAGATTAATTTACAAGATGCCACACAAACATATAAACATATACATCCGTCCTATTATAAACGAAGGAGGGGTCATAATTATTTCGATAATGGGATAGAGAAAAGTAAggataatttatcattgtATTATGGTAGAATGTACTACCCCAGTTCAGATTTGGAAgcaatgataataaaaagattGAATAGAAATAATCAGATGACTTTGAAATGGCTAAGTAGTTCTGCTTATAACTTTAATATAATGACTCTTTATTGGCAAAATAAATCAAGGCAAAATAGAAATTTCCAAGAATTCATATTCTCAACAAACGACTATCTTTGCGGGTATCGAATTCTTCATAATTCTCTTTCAACATCATCcaaattcaacaattcACTGTATAATAACTCTACACTATCAATTGGGGCAGAACTTTGGTTAAGTTTGAAATCTATGAATCCCGGTTGTTCTACAAGTTTGAGGTATTGTACTCATTCTGCAAATACGGGGAGACCATTGACGTTGACAGTGTCTTATAATCCATTGTTTGGacatatttcttcttcatattcAGCAAAAACAAGTCTAAGCTCAACATTTTGTACAAGATatgatttcaatatttattcaatagAATCAAATTTGTCCTTTGGTTGGGAATTCTGGGGAACTGGAAAACAGAAAGAATCACTATTACCACCAaatacaataaataatactaGTATAGTACCCAACATGGCGATCTTGAACAATGTTAACGGGACTATACCGAATAATATCAGTGATGATGGTATCATATTAGATGAACATTTCAGTGAAGGAACGAGAAAATCACAAATATTACCAACCATGGAATTATCCCCGACCACTTCAGAAAGTCAGCAAAAATTATTGCAAGATCTGACATATACATTTTCCTCATCTTTAGAAAAAATAGATAAAGAAATGACATTGATTGATAAGTTTCAAAATAAGTTTGAAATGACCAATTTTACTAGCGTTTGGAAATTTAGTACTTCATTACGAGATAAGAATTTGAAAGCTAAATGGGAGGGAAAATTTAGGGGCTTTTTAGTTTCAATAGGAACAGAATTGTTCACAACTACCCCAGAGCCAAAGACAAACTCATCAAAACCTGCATTCAAacatgaaaataataatagcgTACTTCCATTACATCCTGCCAAATTCGGTATCGAAATTCAATATTCCTCATAA
- the SWC3 gene encoding Swc3p (similar to Saccharomyces cerevisiae SWC3 (YAL011W); ancestral locus Anc_7.102) produces the protein MSRVLRSRVKTEEAPPPLPKKNQEPPPPPTTNNNATKERKRRRKRRSSSTGSISASEDNDDIFQLNNNHTTGRPFEIVGDLPCSIDPPQYNSALTCPLSVKDSGVLYTSLLNSRRTWIRGEMFDLYWSRPNRGSGSANGTPGDNNPPRQNNIDNKNMDESNNGITLLIKDKMQKMSDCEMIAGPHSFPVRLFILKDEDIEKRWQEEQDSKKTEREEKRKLEVERKQQRIEERKRQQLERQQKKELKMKKKLEMDLLKQKRKDELKALKEQEKLNKKDKQLPRAGLPTDSVATFSASTKKKVPSIDTQPSTDLDIEKKHVPVLASQSLVSDEKIHKPSVNDPKMIANLNLMAKKDPELNRLMSIVATRRATLREIKKFRKFIIMASEMPPPPGWIPPEGWENTVYKDPVGSPQNSSDGSDNEDSVRPKRLPLDLTNLPKDDKGIFERNKDKADAENENKNCPEKAVKNVETPNTKKKCNTAMLPTHSSQEYDKCTVSDEKHDQGNKMVTEVEGKNELDNGTLIENGETNKENDENISSENEVSEKEISGVTEEATESKPITNKNTTPSTEATGMEEASLVGVTNPTIKKEEKGKTSSNPTPIKMRMSLYEKDPNLFINLSLMAKTDPTLRYLMYVAATDKPFDDQRIKLREYITRARAKSLPEGWTLSKTKKYVVLIATATKDNETNINQKIEAPPVNMQDTTNGNINMTDEPKVGSIEKVVLDREQDKFIRDVVKKDSTFKGEKTGSRPKKYRKRRQSMTLSENGEKLTGFQQKYVKESEIIIEYLEYIHARYILPHDAVIEYLESTKEYIVSWIVIHNKKDILKVCKKRKETIDEYLIREDYPIAPLFSSMTIRLVGIEDKFKPILMNSVNPIDQVTKKMSRILDIGTRLSKYNLWYQLDGYDDSDLAESLRAELNEYEHSLRTKRHRRSAGD, from the coding sequence ATGTCACGAGTCTTAAGATCTAGAGTCAAAACAGAAGAAGCGCCACCACCGCTGCCAAAGAAGAATCAAGaaccaccaccaccacctactactaataataacgctaccaaagaaagaaaacgaagaagaaaaagaagatcatcatcaactGGATCCATCTCTGCAtctgaagataatgatgacattttccaattgaatAACAACCATACCACTGGGAGACCATTTGAAATCGTAGGAGATTTACCATGTTCCATTGATCCTCCACAATATAATTCAGCCTTAACTTGTCCTCTTTCTGTCAAGGATTCTGGTGTGTTGTATACTTCGTTATTGAATTCAAGAAGAACTTGGATACGTGGTGAGATGTTTGATTTATATTGGTCGAGACCTAATAGAGGATCGGGAAGTGCCAATGGTACACCCGGTGATAATAATCCTCCTCGTCAGAATAATATagataataagaatatggatgaatcaaataatgGGATTACTTTATTGATCAAAGACAAGATGCAAAAAATGTCGGATTGTGAAATGATTGCTGGTCCACATTCATTCCCAGTTcgattatttattttgaaagatgaagatataGAAAAAAGATGGCAAGAGGAACAAGATTCTAAGAAAACTGAAAGAGaggaaaagagaaaattgGAAGTGGAAAGGAAACAACAAAGGATTGAAGAAAGGAAACGGCAACAATTAGAAAGGCAACAAAAGaaggaattgaaaatgaaaaagaagttAGAAATGGATTTGTTAAAGcaaaagagaaaagatgaattgaaagctttgaaagaacaggaaaaattgaataagaAAGATAAACAACTACCTCGTGCCGGTCTCCCGACAGATTCAGTAGCCACTTTTTCAGCATCcacgaagaagaaggttcCAAGCATCGATACACAACCATCTACAGATCTTGATATTGAGAAAAAACATGTTCCAGTACTAGCTTCACAATCTTTAGTTTCTGATGAAAAAATACACAAACCATCTGTTAATGATCCCAAAATGATTGCTAACTTAAACCTGATGGCAAAGAAGGATCCAGAACTAAATAGATTAATGTCCATAGTCGCGACGAGGCGAGCCACATTACGAGAAATTAAAAAGTTTAGAAAGTTTATTATCATGGCTAGTGAAATGCCACCGCCCCCAGGATGGATCCCTCCAGAAGGTTGGGAAAATACTGTATATAAAGATCCTGTTGGCTCACCACAAAACTCTTCTGATGGTtcagataatgaagattcaGTAAGACCAAAAAGATTACCACTTGACCTTACCAATCTACCAAAGGATGACAAAGGAATCTTTGAGAGAAACAAGGATAAGGCAGATGCAGAGaatgaaaataagaatTGTCCAGAAAAGGCGGTTAAAAACGTCGAAACACCaaatacaaagaaaaaatgcAATACGGCAATGTTACCAACTCATTCATCTCAGGAATACGATAAATGTACGGTAAGTGATGAGAAGCACGATCAGGGAAATAAGATGGTTACAGAGGTTGAAGGTAAGAACGAACTTGACAATGGCACTTTGATAGAGAATGGTGaaacaaataaagaaaatgacgAAAACATTTCCAGCGAAAATGAGGTAAGCGAAAAAGAGATTTCTGGAGTAACGGAGGAAGCTACTGAATCAAAACCAATAACTAATAAGAATACTACTCCTTCAACCGAAGCAACTGGAATGGAAGAGGCCTCTTTAGTTGGTGTTACAAATCCGacaataaagaaagaagaaaaagggAAAACTTCTTCCAATCCAACTCCCATAAAGATGAGGATGAGTCTATATGAAAAAGACCCcaatttattcattaatttaAGCTTGATGGCTAAAACAGATCCTACCCTACGATATTTAATGTATGTGGCTGCAACAGATAAGCCTTTTGATGATCAAAGGATAAAACTACGAGAATATATTACCAGGGCAAGAGCTAAATCTTTACCAGAGGGCTGGACTTTATcaaaaaccaaaaaataCGTGGTATTAATTGCTACAGCTACAAAAGACAATGAAACAAACATCAATCAAAAAATTGAGGCTCCACCAGTGAATATGCAGGACACAACTAACGGAAATATAAACATGACTGATGAGCCAAAAGTAGGTTCCATTGAGAAGGTTGTACTTGATAGAGAACAAGACAAGTTTATTAGAGATGTCGTAAAGAAGGATTCTACATTTAAAGGTGAAAAGACAGGAAGTAGACCTAAGAAATATAGGAAAAGACGACAATCAATGACTCTATCGGAAAATGGAGAAAAATTAACGGGTTTTCAACAAAAATATGTTAAAGAATCCGAAATAATTATTGAGTATTTAGAATATATTCATGCACGATACATCTTACCTCATGATGCTGTCATTGAATACCTGGAATCCACCAAGGAATATATTGTCTCGTGGATTGTTATTCATAATAAGAAGGATATTTTAAAGGTTTGTAAAAAACGTAAGGAGACCATCGATGAATACCTAATACGAGAAGATTATCCAATTGCGCCTTTATTCTCTTCAATGACAATACGTTTAGTTGGGATCgaagataaatttaaaCCTATTTTAATGAATAGTGTTAACCCTATTGATCAAGTGACTAAGAAAATGTCAAGAATCTTAGATATTGGGACGAGATTATCAAAGTATAATTTATGGTACCAATTAGATGGTTATGATGATAGTGATCTAGCTGAGAGCTTAAGAGctgaattaaatgaatatgaaCATTCCTTGAGAACAAAACGTCATAGGAGGAGTGCCGGAGACTGA
- the EUC1 gene encoding Euc1p (similar to Saccharomyces cerevisiae YMR111C; ancestral locus Anc_2.437), translated as MRGHGRREYGYFGSDQDGDTSADDSDSDSRYRQNSHSNQPTAGSTSIATATPTATVTDASNSHSSNTRSSSSNNPSDDESSTSPATTTTDSTAAGRPETSDTQAFQSFIVDQLTKIQEQNANLQAKMFLMEKEQEQFYLHQVKKLETGFKNVNKCVDDISILKKTFQELVGIMSGERLRFLDHSDENVVTNTENTNQEQINKERERARNQEHERLWRDMDFLRDVRSHDDAISTGRVDRISVKNEFDPTVGALLNGTVPNSQVAAAIRNSEPARIQQSNDDAVDDTTNQSMENHSVSDETASSAASTLLQQAMDYKMNRAVQNVIDLAREYYEGFPGKPSILNLERRFGTSWRKGRSERVLFTKRYCIIKKIEMVKKFPERYGLPSNIKRNQAIKVIENIRLGNNNFKGRPCRLSLAQLYQYFSQKHDKIEDYALELKNKALPRRIYLLRDREDQAERDDTTNTLTTNESTGEVPISIMTGSPDSMATNININNNIDDNISATTNNNEANDGNSRRGSTTFLHIPSPPDGRFIGNENPPSVDSNVDPEIAG; from the coding sequence ATGAGGGGCCACGGACGTAGAGAATACGGCTATTTTGGTTCAGATCAAGATGGAGACACAAGTGCTGATGATTCTGACTCTGATTCACGATACCGTCAAAACTCACATTCAAATCAACCCACTGCTGGCTCCACATCAATCGCCACTGCCACTCCTACTGCGACTGTCACTGACGCATCAAATTCTCATTCTTCTAATACCAGgtcatcttcatcgaaCAATCCctctgatgatgaaagcAGCACTTCACCAGCCACTACTACTACTGATAGCACTGCTGCTGGTCGTCCTGAAACCTCGGACACTCAAGCATTCCAATCCTTCATAGTGGACCAATTGacaaaaattcaagaacaaaACGCAAACTTACAAGCCAAGATGTTCCTAATGGAAAAGGAGCAAGAACAATTCTATCTACATCAAGTAAAGAAACTAGAAACAGGTTTcaaaaatgtaaataaatgTGTAGATGATATCTcgattttgaagaaaacattCCAAGAACTTGTAGGAATTATGAGTGGTGAAAGGCTTCGATTCTTAGATCATTCAGATGAGAACGTCGTCACCAACACTGAAAATACAAACCAAGAACAAATCAATAAAGAGCGTGAAAGAGCGAGAAATCAAGAACATGAAAGATTATGGCGAGATATGGATTTCTTAAGAGATGTAAGATCACATGATGATGCAATTAGTACAGGAAGAGTTGATAGAATATCTgttaaaaatgaatttgatcCTACCGTGGGTGCTCTTTTAAATGGTACAGTTCCTAATAGTCAAGTAGCAGCAGCAATAAGAAATAGTGAACCTGCGAGAATACAACAGAGTAATGATGACGCTGTAGATGATACCACAAATCAGAGCATGGAAAATCATTCTGTAAGTGACGAAACAGCTTCATCGGCGGCATCTACTTTATTACAACAGGCAATGGATTATAAGATGAATAGAGCTGTTCAAAATGTTATTGATTTGGCTCGGGAATATTATGAAGGGTTCCCAGGGAAACCTTCCATTTTGAATCTTGAAAGAAGATTTGGTACTTCATGGAGGAAAGGTCGTAGTGAAAGAGTATTATTTACAAAGAGATATTGTATAAttaagaaaattgaaatggTTAAAAAATTCCCAGAAAGGTATGGATTACCTTCcaatattaaaagaaatcaagCTATTAaagttattgaaaatattagattggggaataataattttaaaggTCGTCCTTGTAGATTGTCATTAGCTCAactttatcaatatttttcacaaaaacatgataaaattgaagattaCGCTttggaattgaaaaataaagcATTACCtagaagaatatatttattgagAGATAGAGAAGATCAGGCGGAAAGAGATGACACGACGAATACCCTAACTACAAATGAATCCACAGGTGAAGTTCCTATTTCTATTATGACAGGAAGTCCTGATTCAATGGCCActaatatcaatatcaataataatatagatGATAACATATCAGCgacaacaaataataatgaggCAAATGATGGAAATAGTCGACGTGGATCAACAAcatttcttcatattcCTTCTCCACCCGATGGCCGATTTATCGGGAACGAAAATCCACCATCTGTTGACTCAAACGTTGACCCAGAAATTGCAGGATAA
- the NDAI0H02690 gene encoding putative peptide hydrolase (similar to Saccharomyces cerevisiae YMR114C; ancestral locus Anc_2.434) — MCGRFALEITGREVADQIVNDFYLDIIESEEEVETGAVPEEGEEDIREERGNGLGKSYNVAPTSFVNVYTNSHHLRTMKWGLIPQWIARSKMDSYNSGRTINARLETLSSKRIWKGCLKYKRCVIPVSGYYEWQKKKGEKIPYYVKRKDNKLIFLAGLYDHLNQEQTNGSKGEKSEGKVEIKEREQTLYSFTIVTGVAPDSLKWLHDRMPTVLEPGSKEWNEWLNEDKTEWTQKELYDTLKPTYNESLMESYQVSKDVGSVKNKGEYLVEPVQTATPIKPKKESSRNGSELKKEEGTDGKRHGVKKEQEEKEVEEGVGQKGDEEYQEPEKGQQGEVKGEEEEKVPIKKGKGSSSSSSSSKKDTKGNKRDITSMLRSSTRDKTGKSGEEHVPRPKKERKR, encoded by the coding sequence ATGTGTGGAAGATTTGCTTTGGAAATCACAGGTCGAGAAGTTGCTGATCAAATTGTGAATGATTTCTATttagatattattgaatctGAGGAAGAAGTTGAAACGGGGGCAGTCCCtgaagaaggagaagagGACATACGAGAAGAGCGTGGGAATGGATTAGGTAAATCTTATAATGTTGCACCAACGAGTTTTGTTAACGTGTATACCAATTCTCATCATTTGAGGACTATGAAATGGGGGTTAATTCCGCAATGGATAGCTCGTAGTAAGATGGATTCGTATAATTCTGGTAGGACCATAAATGCTAGATTAGAGACATTGAGTAGTAAGAGGATTTGGAAAGGTTGTCTCAAGTATAAGAGGTGTGTCATTCCTGTTAGTGGATATTATGAATGGCAAAAAAAGAAGGGAGAAAAGATCCCATATTATGTCAAGAGGAAAGATAATaagttaatatttttagCAGGTCTTTATGATCATTTGAATCAAGAACAAACAAATGGATCAAAAGGTGAGAAAAGTGAAGGGAAAgtagaaattaaagaaagagaGCAAACATTATACAGTTTCACAATAGTTACTGGGGTGGCACCAGATTCTTTGAAATGGTTACATGATAGAATGCCAACTGTATTGGAACCAGGTAGTAAAGAATGGAATGAATGGTTAAATGAGGATAAAACTGAATGGACACAGAAGGAATTATACGACACTTTAAAACCTACTTACAATGAATCATTAATGGAAAGTTATCAAGTCAGTAAAGATGTTGGGAGTGTCAAGAACAAAGGTGAATATTTGGTAGAACCAGTACAAACGGCAACTCCGATTAAACCAAAGAAAGAATCATCTAGGAATGGATCAGAGTtaaaaaaggaagaaggTACTGATGGCAAACGTCATGGTGTAAAGAAGGAGCAGGAGGAGAAAGAAGTGGAGGAAGGAGTGGGACAAAAAGGAGATGAGGAATATCAAGAACCGGAAAAAGGACAACAAGGAGAAGTTAAAGgggaggaagaagaaaaagtacCTATtaagaaaggaaaaggttcttcttcttcttcttcttcttctaagAAGGATACTAAGGGTAACAAAAGAGATATTACATCGATGCTGAGAAGTAGTACAAGAGATAAAACAGGAAAGAGTGGAGAAGAACATGTTCCTCGACCAAAGAAGGAACGTAAACGTTGA
- the MGR3 gene encoding Mgr3p (similar to Saccharomyces cerevisiae YKL133C and YMR115W; ancestral locus Anc_2.433), with product MWRRYINPRSTAFKILAPATALFSASTLYCYVFHVRRSYKRDPSYLNPVKDAIWDESNKTNFNYESALYNYINALKALQRKKDPLSEPYTRIELKIAQMFENLGMYEEAHSIYLEMLYRFFNALVTPSKIPDDERPDFLRKDLRILIKSLEINKDVELGKKNLLAHLLLAQEEVMSRSPELKKFFDDRKEMVGSDLKSNANLNLNALKDILNLKYFKTVVNDENIKLDDNGHMILDIEKKSSAWEPFKEEFFTARDLYTAFCLSSHDVGTALSCKMTTLEWMVMADMPPGQILLSQANVGSLLYLQAEKYEAEIEKLKERLHLNNEKITTLGEEFKKMSDDNIITKLRSLNKNKDTCLKMANECYDNIIEFSKKNRNLKYHMKDQLDPAISQAIALSTYGKGVLNLHDGVLSKAEKLLKDSITLAKETDFIELLKEAEGELERTNILKEKQIGSSNN from the coding sequence atgtGGAGAAGGTACATAAATCCACGGTCAACAGCGTTTAAAATACTCGCTCCAGCAACAGCATTATTTAGTGCCTCCACATTATATTGTTATGTATTCCATGTCCGTCGATCATACAAGAGAGATCCCAGTTATCTAAATCCTGTGAAGGATGCCATTTGGGATGAAAGTAATAAGACCAATTTCAATTATGAAAGTGCATTgtataattatattaatgCGTTGAAAGCTTTACAAAGGAAGAAAGATCCATTAAGTGAGCCATATACGAGGATTGAATTGAAGATTGCTCAAATGTTTGAGAATCTGGGAATGTATGAAGAGGCTCATTCTATTTATTTGGAAATGTTATATAGGTTCTTTAATGCGTTGGTGACGCCTTCGAAAATTCCGGATGATGAGAGACCGGATTTTTTGAGGAAGGATTTGAGAATCTTGATTAAGTCTTTggaaattaataaagatgTAGAGTTGgggaagaagaatttgttGGCTCATTTGTTGTTGGCTCAAGAGGAAGTTATGTCTAGATCTCcagaattgaagaaattttttgatGATAGGAAGGAAATGGTTGGGTCTGATTTGAAAAGCAATGCCAATTTAAACTTGAATGCTTTAAAGGATATCTTGAActtgaaatatttcaagaCTGTAGtcaatgatgaaaatataaagcTGGATGATAATGGTCACATGATTTTGGatatagaaaagaaatcaagTGCTTGGGAACCATTCAAAGAGGAATTCTTCACTGCAAGAGATTTATATACTGCGTTTTGTTTATCATCTCATGATGTCGGGACTGCGTTAAGTTGTAAAATGACCACTTTAGAATGGATGGTCATGGCTGATATGCCACCAGGTCAAATTTTATTGTCACAAGCTAATGTGGGGtctcttctttatttacaagctgaaaaatatgaagCAGAAATTGAGAAACTGAAAGAAAGATTACACTTAAACAATGAGAAAATTACAACATTAGGTGAAGAGTTTAAGAAAATGagtgatgataatattataacGAAATTAAgatcattaaataaaaataaggaTACTTGTTTGAAAATGGCTAATGAATGCtatgataatataatagaGTTCTCTAAAAAGAATAGAAATCTAAAATACCACATGAAAGATCAATTGGATCCTGCAATTTCACAAGCTATCGCATTATCAACATATGGCAAAGGTGTCTTAAACCTTCATGATGGGGTACTCAGCAAAGCAGAAAAACTATTGAAAGATTCTATAACATTGGCTAAGGAAACCGACTTTATCGAGTTATTAAAGGAGGCAGAAGGCGAATTAGAAAGAACTAATATATTGAAGGAAAAGCAAATTGGATCTTCCAACAATTAG